Proteins co-encoded in one Sporosarcina sp. FSL K6-1522 genomic window:
- a CDS encoding YdiU family protein translates to MTKRQQSLEMGWHLDNSYSRLPKSFFTSLNPTPVQSPALIMFNDSLAISLGLNAGALRSEEGVAIFAGNAIPEDALPLAQAYAGHQFGNFTMLGDGRAVLLGEQLTPEGKRFDIQLKGAGRTPYSRGGDGRAALGPMLREYIMSEAMHALGIPTTRALAVVTTGESIIRETDLPGAILTRVASSHLRFGTFQYVAKWGTDDELRALADYALQRHYPEIEENDGRYLALLQAVIQRQAALVAKWQLVGFIHGVMNTDNMTISGETIDYGPCAFMDTYNPATVFSSIDIQGRYAYGNQPNIVGWNLARFAESLLSLLHEEYAEGARLAQDELSDFSEHYYANWFAGMRAKLGLFNEEKQDESLMGHLLQLMEQHDADYTNIFRALTLNQLTDEALFETSEFTQWYELWQERLTRQQASKESVQQLMRDSNPAVIPRNHRVEAALEAAVQRGDYRVMQELLDVLSNPYAYSNQQVNYASLPAPSTSPYQTYCGT, encoded by the coding sequence ATGACAAAACGACAACAGTCACTTGAAATGGGATGGCATCTAGACAACAGTTATAGCCGTTTGCCTAAATCCTTTTTTACAAGTTTGAATCCAACTCCAGTCCAGTCACCAGCGCTGATCATGTTTAATGATTCTTTGGCGATTTCACTTGGACTAAATGCAGGGGCACTACGAAGTGAAGAAGGGGTAGCGATATTTGCTGGCAATGCGATCCCTGAAGATGCTTTGCCACTTGCTCAAGCATACGCAGGCCACCAATTTGGCAACTTTACAATGCTAGGGGACGGCAGGGCGGTATTGCTTGGTGAACAATTGACGCCAGAAGGTAAACGTTTTGATATTCAGCTGAAAGGCGCTGGACGGACACCGTATTCCCGCGGAGGAGATGGACGTGCCGCACTTGGTCCCATGTTACGAGAATACATTATGAGTGAAGCAATGCATGCACTTGGTATCCCAACGACTCGTGCATTAGCTGTGGTGACAACGGGTGAGTCTATTATCCGTGAAACCGATTTGCCAGGAGCTATTTTAACGCGTGTGGCAAGCAGTCATCTGCGTTTTGGTACTTTTCAATACGTTGCGAAATGGGGGACGGATGATGAGCTTCGTGCGTTAGCTGATTATGCATTACAGCGTCATTATCCAGAAATCGAGGAGAATGACGGTCGCTATCTTGCATTGCTACAAGCTGTCATTCAGCGTCAGGCGGCTTTGGTTGCCAAATGGCAGTTGGTTGGTTTCATCCACGGTGTTATGAATACCGATAATATGACGATCAGTGGAGAAACGATTGATTATGGTCCTTGTGCTTTTATGGATACATATAATCCTGCCACGGTTTTTAGCTCGATTGATATTCAAGGTCGCTATGCTTATGGCAATCAACCGAATATCGTCGGCTGGAATCTTGCGCGATTTGCGGAAAGTCTTTTATCGCTACTGCATGAAGAGTACGCGGAAGGAGCTCGATTGGCACAAGATGAGCTATCTGATTTCTCGGAGCATTATTATGCGAATTGGTTTGCGGGCATGCGAGCGAAATTAGGATTGTTCAATGAAGAGAAACAGGACGAATCTTTAATGGGGCATCTTTTGCAATTGATGGAGCAACACGATGCGGATTATACAAATATATTTCGTGCATTAACACTCAATCAATTGACGGATGAAGCGCTTTTCGAAACATCCGAATTTACACAGTGGTACGAGCTGTGGCAGGAAAGATTGACTAGGCAGCAGGCATCAAAGGAAAGTGTTCAACAATTGATGCGGGACAGTAACCCTGCAGTAATACCTCGGAATCATCGGGTAGAAGCAGCACTTGAAGCTGCAGTCCAACGGGGTGACTATCGTGTGATGCAGGAGCTACTGGATGTCCTTTCCAATCCATATGCCTATTCTAATCAGCAGGTGAATTATGCGTCACTTCCTGCTCCTTCAACAAGTCCTTATCAAACATATTGTGGAACTTGA
- a CDS encoding ABC transporter ATP-binding protein/permease: protein MIQLNNLVKKYDALPIFDDVNFTFPNKGLICLLGASGCGKSTLLNMMAGFDSDYSGEITVAGASISNMNADELCAYRREHIGFIFQNYHLLSGYTVLENILLACELNASSEGENRESAKELLNKLGLAQKADEKIENLSGGQKQRAAIARALMSNPNIILADEPTGALDRSNSHDMMELLKEISKDRLVIVITHDQKICSFADEVMYIEDRKIIAKETVIQRDCTGNDTLRIHKATRVSAFKRGLKNFQVHITRYMAVSLAISIGILAFMLSLSSGNRMDNSIADFKDKNTAFNNGYIQGEDDGTILDMLTSDERIDNVYYQYKITDVALKLGDKTEAMAEKYPMAKATEKMSYGTMPKSGEKEIALSPSLAKKFANDISRVLGQELTLQYGGNAYTLTISGIYNAGYDDFFVSSDIEREFYQKVKEQENYSISYDVKNFEDIVSVSQMLTDKKMDSKNAAKEVGALQSAFNNLNRLFLIVSILVLAISLFIGTVLLVKLQNSRYKELGLMSALGFKNGTLRNMIASENMLLAAMSAIFQAVLIGSTYVISMVFDLAIIITPAQIVLSILSTGVVVSIISMIASHKLIHTEPAVALRK, encoded by the coding sequence ATGATACAACTAAACAACCTTGTAAAAAAATATGATGCATTGCCTATATTTGACGATGTCAATTTCACCTTTCCGAATAAAGGACTTATTTGCTTGCTAGGTGCATCGGGTTGCGGTAAAAGTACTTTGCTGAATATGATGGCAGGCTTCGACAGCGATTATAGCGGTGAGATTACGGTTGCGGGTGCTTCTATTAGCAACATGAACGCCGACGAATTATGTGCATATCGCAGAGAACATATCGGGTTTATCTTTCAAAACTACCATCTGTTAAGCGGTTATACGGTGCTTGAAAATATCCTCCTTGCTTGTGAATTAAATGCTTCAAGCGAAGGGGAAAATAGAGAAAGTGCCAAAGAACTGTTAAACAAACTGGGATTAGCACAAAAAGCAGATGAAAAGATTGAAAATCTGTCGGGCGGTCAAAAGCAGAGGGCTGCGATTGCAAGAGCGTTAATGAGCAATCCCAACATAATCTTGGCAGATGAGCCGACAGGAGCATTAGACCGTAGCAATTCCCATGACATGATGGAACTGTTAAAAGAGATTTCAAAAGATCGCTTAGTGATTGTCATTACACATGATCAAAAGATTTGTAGCTTTGCCGATGAAGTAATGTATATTGAGGACAGGAAGATTATTGCCAAAGAAACGGTCATTCAACGGGATTGTACTGGTAATGATACACTCCGTATTCATAAGGCGACTAGAGTATCTGCGTTCAAGCGGGGGCTGAAAAACTTCCAGGTGCATATCACTCGTTATATGGCTGTTAGTTTGGCTATCTCTATCGGAATCCTTGCGTTTATGTTGTCTTTATCCTCGGGGAATCGTATGGACAACTCGATTGCGGATTTTAAGGATAAAAACACAGCCTTTAATAATGGTTATATTCAAGGTGAAGATGATGGAACGATTTTGGATATGTTGACATCCGATGAACGTATCGACAATGTCTATTATCAATACAAAATAACGGACGTTGCATTAAAGCTGGGGGATAAAACCGAAGCGATGGCAGAAAAATACCCAATGGCTAAGGCGACTGAAAAGATGTCATACGGTACGATGCCAAAATCAGGTGAAAAGGAAATCGCATTGAGTCCGAGTCTTGCTAAAAAGTTTGCTAATGATATTAGTAGAGTACTTGGACAAGAACTTACGTTACAATATGGTGGAAATGCATACACGCTGACAATTAGCGGTATTTATAATGCAGGCTACGATGATTTCTTTGTCAGCTCCGATATTGAACGGGAATTTTATCAAAAGGTGAAAGAGCAAGAAAACTACTCTATTAGTTACGATGTAAAGAATTTTGAGGATATTGTATCCGTTAGTCAAATGCTAACTGACAAAAAAATGGACAGCAAAAATGCTGCCAAAGAAGTAGGCGCTTTGCAAAGCGCATTCAACAACCTCAATCGTTTGTTCTTGATTGTTTCGATTTTAGTGTTAGCAATTTCATTGTTTATCGGAACCGTTTTACTCGTTAAATTGCAAAACTCACGTTATAAGGAACTAGGGCTGATGTCCGCTTTGGGATTCAAAAATGGGACTCTACGGAATATGATTGCCAGCGAAAATATGCTTTTAGCAGCAATGTCGGCTATTTTTCAAGCAGTTTTGATTGGCAGTACGTATGTCATCAGTATGGTTTTTGATTTAGCAATCATCATTACACCCGCACAAATTGTCCTATCCATACTGTCCACGGGCGTTGTTGTTAGTATTATTAGCATGATTGCTAGCCACAAGCTAATTCATACAGAGCCTGCTGTTGCGTTGAGGAAATAA
- a CDS encoding ABC transporter ATP-binding protein/permease: MFEIKHVSKQYNSEFVLNDISFTMGKGLNFIVGASGSGKTTLLKIISGMEQDFDGEVTYCGKSIKALTAHEKSYFYNNMFGFVWQDFNLLEDVSVVENVLLPQYLKDEKNKKNAEKILRELEMIDLAHQKVKNLSGGQKQRVTIARELMKNPQVIIADEPTSALDEETSKTTMAILRKIAKKRTVIIVTHDTNLLDDQSTVLNLDQEEPFVTSQEIITQKEQLTFDKCHHLSIKNAFEITKSNVKSAYNRFVVAALSLMVAGTFLLTTVSGAIGDSSQGEFDELIDTYGEGLKDISVVGSFTSAGGTSEQEEEKPNADVTQDIGGLYANYVGDERVDFTAFLQAFDDIKVTVSGKEYQIQSTGSVPVINKLVAGKMPMGKGNEVVVPESFVDTLGLSNEQAIGKEIDFNGSVYNWDTGEPVLQGTFITATIVGVADTTVSYEYEGEMIPYSVDDSFFFSKVAIDDLRKQAGIENKSVNFLIRAKTPKDMIAIKDELNEIGIVPLGQFELVEDIVRLNEQTTEQSGSANVLIGMLSVVMVIAISLITGFMRKREYAIYKVSGFTNTHLGLLNLTEKMTETIVAILLLLVISPLINIATESLFGKNILSAQTLFPGVLLIVLVAVVAYLATTISIIKTNVTTALKTGER; encoded by the coding sequence ATGTTTGAAATTAAGCATGTATCAAAACAATATAACAGCGAATTCGTATTGAATGATATTTCTTTTACAATGGGAAAAGGACTGAACTTTATAGTCGGTGCTTCAGGTAGTGGTAAAACGACGCTTTTGAAAATCATTAGCGGGATGGAACAAGATTTTGACGGGGAAGTGACCTATTGCGGGAAAAGCATTAAGGCATTAACCGCTCATGAAAAAAGCTATTTTTATAACAATATGTTTGGATTTGTTTGGCAGGATTTTAATTTGCTCGAGGATGTATCGGTGGTAGAGAATGTATTATTGCCACAGTACTTAAAAGACGAAAAAAATAAAAAAAATGCAGAAAAGATTTTAAGAGAACTCGAAATGATAGACCTTGCACATCAAAAAGTAAAAAATCTGTCAGGCGGCCAAAAGCAGCGTGTGACCATTGCAAGAGAACTGATGAAAAATCCACAAGTGATTATTGCTGACGAGCCGACGAGTGCTTTAGATGAAGAAACTTCCAAAACAACAATGGCTATTCTAAGAAAGATTGCTAAAAAAAGGACTGTCATCATTGTCACGCATGATACCAATTTACTTGACGATCAATCAACCGTTTTAAACTTAGACCAGGAAGAACCGTTTGTAACGTCACAAGAAATCATTACGCAAAAAGAACAGCTGACGTTTGATAAATGTCATCATTTATCCATCAAAAATGCTTTCGAAATCACTAAATCGAATGTCAAAAGTGCATATAACCGATTTGTAGTAGCAGCTCTTTCACTAATGGTTGCAGGTACGTTTTTACTGACAACTGTTAGCGGAGCGATTGGTGACAGTAGCCAGGGAGAGTTTGATGAGCTGATTGATACGTATGGCGAGGGATTGAAAGATATTAGTGTCGTTGGCAGTTTTACGAGTGCGGGAGGAACAAGTGAGCAGGAGGAAGAAAAGCCAAATGCAGATGTCACGCAAGATATTGGTGGCTTATATGCTAACTATGTAGGCGATGAACGTGTAGACTTTACAGCTTTTTTACAAGCATTTGATGATATTAAAGTAACGGTGAGTGGCAAAGAATATCAGATCCAAAGTACAGGTAGTGTGCCGGTCATCAATAAGTTGGTAGCTGGGAAAATGCCAATGGGCAAAGGCAATGAGGTTGTTGTACCAGAAAGCTTTGTTGATACATTGGGCCTGTCAAACGAGCAAGCAATCGGCAAGGAAATTGATTTTAATGGCTCTGTATACAATTGGGATACAGGGGAGCCGGTGCTACAAGGCACATTCATCACCGCAACAATTGTCGGCGTTGCAGATACGACTGTCTCTTATGAATATGAAGGAGAAATGATCCCGTATTCTGTTGATGACTCCTTTTTCTTTAGTAAAGTTGCAATTGACGACTTAAGAAAACAAGCGGGCATAGAAAATAAATCCGTAAACTTCCTTATTCGAGCGAAGACGCCGAAGGATATGATTGCTATTAAAGACGAACTTAACGAAATTGGCATCGTACCGCTTGGGCAATTTGAACTTGTTGAGGATATTGTGAGATTAAATGAGCAAACAACGGAACAATCCGGCTCTGCAAATGTACTTATAGGAATGTTATCTGTCGTTATGGTGATTGCGATTTCCTTAATCACAGGTTTTATGCGAAAAAGAGAGTATGCCATTTATAAAGTAAGTGGCTTTACGAATACGCATTTAGGCTTGCTAAACTTGACGGAAAAGATGACGGAAACCATTGTAGCCATTCTATTGTTACTTGTTATATCGCCGCTCATCAATATAGCTACTGAAAGTTTGTTTGGCAAAAATATTCTGAGTGCACAGACGCTATTTCCAGGCGTGTTATTGATTGTTTTGGTAGCTGTTGTGGCGTACTTGGCAACTACGATTTCGATTATAAAAACCAATGTAACAACCGCATTGAAGACAGGTGAACGATAA
- a CDS encoding response regulator transcription factor yields the protein MRILIVEDELDLQEAIADGLRIDGYAVDTCDDGETAYDLLYEVNYDLVVLDLNLPIMDGLEVLEKIRDERPELKVLILSARSNVNDKVKGLDRGANDYLAKPFDFAELEARIRNLLRRKFVQESSMLSSGDIKVDLSKRIAFVNKLEIALTKKEFALLAYLLLHKDRVISQEELIEHVWDQHADSFSGAIRVHIATLRKKLKTVLSYDPIGTKIGEGYFLSSDKDGDVRA from the coding sequence ATGAGAATACTCATTGTAGAAGACGAGCTTGATTTGCAGGAAGCGATTGCAGACGGGCTTAGAATAGATGGTTATGCCGTTGATACGTGTGATGACGGTGAAACTGCTTACGATCTGTTATATGAAGTGAATTACGATTTAGTCGTACTCGATTTAAATTTGCCAATAATGGATGGGCTTGAGGTGTTAGAAAAAATACGAGATGAGAGGCCCGAATTAAAAGTACTTATTCTCAGTGCAAGAAGTAATGTGAATGATAAAGTAAAAGGCCTAGACAGAGGAGCAAATGATTATTTGGCGAAACCATTTGATTTTGCTGAGTTAGAGGCAAGAATACGCAATTTGTTGCGGAGAAAGTTTGTGCAAGAAAGTAGTATGCTTTCCAGCGGTGACATAAAGGTAGATTTATCAAAACGGATTGCCTTTGTAAATAAACTTGAAATCGCACTGACAAAAAAAGAATTTGCATTGCTAGCATATCTTTTGCTACACAAAGATCGAGTGATCAGCCAAGAAGAACTGATTGAACATGTCTGGGATCAACATGCGGATAGCTTTAGTGGCGCGATTCGTGTTCATATTGCAACGCTCCGCAAGAAACTGAAGACAGTTTTAAGCTATGACCCCATTGGAACGAAAATCGGTGAAGGATACTTTTTATCTTCAGACAAGGATGGTGATGTCCGTGCTTGA